In Halarcobacter bivalviorum, a genomic segment contains:
- a CDS encoding NADH-quinone oxidoreductase subunit B, protein MGLGAEANLGDSIITTKLDEAINWARSYSMWPMAFGTACCGIEFMSVAAAKYDISRFGAEVVRFSPRQADLLIVAGTITYKQAPVLKKIWDQMCEPKWVISMGACACSGGFYDNYTTLQGIDEVIPVDEYISGCPPRPEAVLDAIMNIQKKSYNESIIKDRERNFKGILDA, encoded by the coding sequence ATGGGATTAGGAGCTGAAGCTAACTTAGGTGATTCAATAATCACTACTAAACTTGACGAAGCAATTAACTGGGCTAGATCATACTCAATGTGGCCAATGGCATTTGGTACTGCATGTTGTGGTATTGAGTTCATGTCAGTTGCAGCTGCGAAATATGATATATCAAGATTCGGAGCAGAGGTTGTAAGATTCTCGCCAAGACAGGCAGACTTACTTATTGTTGCAGGAACTATTACTTATAAACAAGCTCCTGTTTTAAAGAAAATTTGGGACCAAATGTGTGAGCCTAAATGGGTTATCTCTATGGGAGCATGTGCTTGCTCTGGTGGATTTTATGATAACTATACAACACTACAAGGAATTGATGAAGTTATTCCAGTAGATGAATATATTTCTGGATGTCCTCCAAGACCAGAAGCTGTTTTAGATGCAATTATGAATATTCAGAAAAAATCTTATAATGAGTCTATTATCAAAGATAGAGAAAGAAACTTCAAAGGGATTTTAGATGCTTAA
- a CDS encoding NADH-quinone oxidoreductase subunit A, which produces MSTHLVLSSVIFVSIAFILVGVFLLTKYLGPNNTQDKLKNTVYESGVSNPVGTTNIRFSIKFYLVAIGFLLFDVEIIFMFPWAVNIVDLGYAGLVKMFIFIGLLFAGLIYMYKKKALSWD; this is translated from the coding sequence ATGTCGACACATTTAGTTCTTTCATCTGTGATATTTGTCTCTATTGCTTTTATCTTAGTAGGAGTATTTCTACTAACAAAGTACTTAGGGCCAAACAATACACAAGATAAATTAAAAAACACAGTTTACGAGAGTGGTGTTTCCAACCCTGTTGGAACTACGAACATTAGGTTTTCTATTAAGTTTTACTTAGTAGCGATTGGATTCTTATTATTTGACGTAGAAATAATCTTTATGTTTCCATGGGCTGTTAATATAGTTGACCTTGGCTATGCAGGTTTAGTAAAAATGTTTATTTTTATTGGACTACTTTTTGCTGGTCTTATTTATATGTATAAGAAAAAGGCGTTATCATGGGATTAG
- a CDS encoding MalY/PatB family protein, producing MFDEIVNRKGTSCAKYDALETYFGYSDLQPLWVADMDFKTPDVINEAIIKRAQHGVYGYAKPSTKTYNLVKEWMHKRHSWQIDTSWISFCNGVVPAYSAAIEALSEEDDEIIVQTPVYFPLFNSIKNNNRKIVRNSLKENNGYYTMDLEDLKNKITSKSKILVLCSPHNPVGRLWKKEELEELAKICLENNLIIISDEIHADLVFDKFTPMASLSKEISNITLTLNSAGKTFNIAGLNCAYTICENKEIKEKLDKELAKRELNSINVFGFTALEAAYEFGEEWLEELKIYLKKNIEFTKNYLSKCNSKVQFFEPEATYLLWLNFKNTGLKHKEIKNMLFEKSQIALNDGRSFGVEGDSYFRLNCALPTSELEKGLSKIVTYF from the coding sequence ATGTTTGATGAAATTGTAAATAGAAAAGGAACATCTTGTGCAAAGTATGATGCACTAGAAACATACTTTGGATATTCTGATTTACAACCACTTTGGGTAGCTGATATGGATTTTAAAACTCCTGATGTAATAAATGAGGCAATTATAAAAAGAGCCCAACATGGAGTTTATGGGTATGCAAAACCTTCTACGAAAACATATAATCTAGTAAAAGAGTGGATGCACAAAAGACACTCTTGGCAGATAGATACGTCTTGGATTTCATTTTGTAATGGAGTAGTACCCGCATATAGTGCAGCAATTGAAGCTTTAAGTGAAGAAGATGATGAAATTATTGTTCAAACTCCTGTTTATTTCCCCCTATTTAACTCTATTAAAAACAATAATAGAAAAATAGTTAGAAATTCACTAAAAGAAAATAATGGTTACTATACTATGGATTTAGAAGATTTAAAAAATAAAATAACTTCTAAGTCTAAAATCTTAGTTTTATGTTCTCCACATAATCCAGTTGGAAGACTTTGGAAAAAAGAGGAGCTTGAAGAGTTAGCAAAGATTTGTCTTGAAAACAATCTTATTATTATAAGTGATGAAATTCATGCTGATTTAGTTTTTGATAAGTTTACTCCTATGGCATCTTTATCAAAAGAGATTTCAAATATTACTCTAACATTAAATTCTGCTGGAAAAACTTTTAATATTGCAGGTCTAAATTGTGCTTATACTATTTGTGAAAATAAAGAAATTAAAGAAAAACTTGATAAAGAACTTGCAAAAAGAGAATTAAATTCTATAAATGTATTTGGATTTACTGCTTTAGAAGCTGCATATGAATTTGGAGAAGAGTGGTTAGAGGAATTAAAAATATATCTAAAAAAGAATATAGAATTTACAAAAAATTATCTATCAAAATGTAACTCAAAAGTACAATTTTTCGAGCCAGAAGCAACATATTTGTTATGGCTTAACTTTAAAAACACAGGCCTAAAACATAAAGAAATAAAAAATATGTTATTCGAAAAGTCACAAATTGCACTTAATGATGGGAGAAGCTTTGGAGTAGAGGGAGACTCGTATTTTAGGCTAAACTGTGCACTTCCAACAAGTGAATTAGAGAAAGGTCTGAGTAAAATAGTTACATATTTTTAG
- a CDS encoding menaquinone biosynthesis decarboxylase: protein MKEAIELLKKNDLLKVIDDELDIYLEIPHIAYVEVKKEDSKALLFTNVVDRKNNKKFDIPVLMNVFCNEKAVKLFIGDGDKIGKEIESLLKMKPPTTLSEKLSTFGKLFALKNTIPKKNRGKGECQEVIKLGSEAKLSDLPILTTWEQDGGPFITMGQVYTTSLNGEMKNLGMYRLQVYEDNTLGMHWQIHKDSNHFFHEYKKAGKKMPVSIGIGGDPMYIWCGQAPLPIGIFELMLYGFVKNKNAQLVKSITNDIYVPRDNDFVIEGFVDTSKLRIEGPFGDHTGYYTLEEEYPFMEVTAITHKKQPTYLATVVGKPPLEDKYMGHATERIFLPLLKTTAPDLIDYCMPENGVFHNLIIAKIKTLYPGHASQMMHAFWGVGQMSFVKHAIFVNEDAPELTDYESVTEYILNRIDIDELLISRGVVDALDHTSPKFAVGGKLGLDCTGEEVSKLGITLLSDEELLAKIQEITDEVKDLKQYYTNTKNPVTVITVDKKRNQKALFDDLKPLYENIKILIIVDASNQNDVNNPYMLLWRVVNNIDSNRDLYIENNTICLDGTNKNNLDNFKRRWPDDVDCTKEVIESLRDRGILDISDEFIKKFQLC from the coding sequence ATGAAAGAAGCTATTGAACTATTAAAGAAAAATGACTTACTAAAAGTTATAGATGATGAATTAGATATTTACTTAGAGATACCACATATAGCATATGTCGAAGTTAAAAAAGAGGATTCTAAAGCACTATTATTTACAAATGTAGTGGATAGAAAAAACAATAAAAAATTTGATATTCCAGTATTAATGAATGTATTTTGTAATGAAAAAGCTGTAAAACTTTTCATAGGTGATGGAGATAAAATAGGAAAAGAGATAGAATCTTTACTAAAAATGAAACCACCAACAACATTAAGTGAGAAACTTTCAACTTTTGGAAAATTATTTGCTCTTAAAAATACAATTCCAAAGAAAAATAGAGGAAAAGGGGAGTGTCAAGAAGTAATAAAATTAGGAAGTGAAGCTAAACTTTCTGATTTACCAATTCTAACAACTTGGGAACAAGATGGAGGACCATTTATTACAATGGGACAAGTTTATACAACTTCATTAAATGGTGAAATGAAAAACTTAGGTATGTATAGACTGCAAGTGTATGAAGATAATACTTTAGGAATGCACTGGCAAATTCATAAAGACTCTAATCACTTTTTCCATGAATATAAAAAAGCTGGAAAGAAGATGCCTGTTTCAATTGGAATAGGTGGTGACCCTATGTATATTTGGTGTGGACAAGCTCCTCTTCCTATTGGTATTTTTGAACTAATGCTTTATGGATTTGTAAAAAATAAAAATGCACAACTTGTGAAATCAATTACAAATGATATATATGTTCCAAGAGATAATGATTTTGTAATTGAAGGTTTTGTTGATACAAGTAAACTAAGAATAGAAGGACCATTTGGAGACCATACAGGATATTATACATTAGAAGAAGAGTATCCCTTTATGGAAGTAACAGCTATTACTCATAAAAAACAGCCAACATATTTAGCAACAGTAGTTGGAAAACCACCATTAGAAGATAAATATATGGGACATGCAACAGAGAGAATATTTTTACCACTTCTAAAAACAACCGCTCCTGATCTAATTGATTATTGTATGCCTGAAAATGGAGTATTCCATAATCTAATTATTGCAAAAATTAAAACTTTATATCCTGGTCATGCTTCTCAAATGATGCATGCCTTTTGGGGAGTAGGGCAAATGTCATTTGTAAAACATGCTATTTTTGTAAATGAAGATGCACCTGAATTAACAGATTATGAATCAGTTACTGAATATATTTTAAATAGAATTGATATTGATGAACTTCTTATTTCAAGAGGAGTTGTCGATGCACTTGACCATACAAGCCCAAAATTTGCTGTAGGTGGAAAATTAGGACTTGATTGTACAGGAGAAGAAGTATCTAAGTTAGGAATTACTCTACTAAGTGATGAAGAATTATTAGCAAAAATACAAGAAATTACTGATGAGGTTAAAGATTTAAAACAATATTATACAAATACAAAAAATCCAGTAACAGTTATTACAGTTGACAAAAAAAGAAATCAAAAAGCACTTTTTGATGATTTAAAACCTCTTTATGAGAATATCAAAATTTTGATAATTGTAGATGCTTCAAATCAAAATGATGTAAATAATCCATATATGCTTTTATGGAGAGTTGTAAATAATATTGATTCAAATAGAGATTTATATATAGAAAATAATACTATTTGTTTAGATGGAACAAATAAAAATAATCTTGATAATTTTAAAAGAAGATGGCCTGATGATGTAGATTGTACAAAAGAGGTTATTGAAAGTTTAAGAGATAGAGGAATTTTAGATATATCTGATGAGTTTATAAAGAAATTCCAATTATGTTAA